From one Actinopolyspora saharensis genomic stretch:
- a CDS encoding winged helix-turn-helix domain-containing protein: MNGGSGGHPRHGLDTLIHTPVRLSVMSALAEADHVEFRFLRDSIEVSDSLLAKHLGTLEEAGYITSVKGHVLRRPRTWFSLTSTGRAAFDSYLASLRMIVDHDVEEEQS, encoded by the coding sequence ATGAACGGCGGCTCAGGAGGGCATCCGCGGCACGGGCTGGACACGTTGATCCACACTCCGGTGCGACTGTCCGTCATGTCCGCGCTGGCGGAGGCCGACCACGTGGAGTTCCGGTTCCTGCGGGACAGCATAGAAGTCAGCGACTCGCTGCTGGCCAAGCACCTCGGGACGCTCGAGGAGGCGGGCTACATCACCTCCGTGAAGGGCCACGTGCTGCGCAGGCCGCGCACCTGGTTCTCGCTCACTTCGACCGGAAGGGCGGCGTTCGACTCCTACCTCGCCTCCCTCCGCATGATCGTCGACCACGACGTCGAGGAGGAACAGTCTTGA